AAGCGGACGTCGAGATCGCGTCCGGCATCCCCCGACGCCCGCGCGAGACGAGCCAGCGAGCCGGTGGTGACGAGCGAGACCGGGTCGTAGTAGACGACATTACCGCGGCCGGCGCGAGCGAATACGACGTCGCGCGAGAGGTATTCAGAGAAAAAGGCGCTGAGTTCGCTGTCCTGCAGGTGGATTCGTGCACCACGACCCCAATAGTCGCCCGCCTGAGCGCCGTCCGAGGAATCGCGGGTGGCCGCCTCGAGCGATCGCCCGTCCGGAGTCGTCACCACAAGGCCGACCCCGGTTGCGCGCACCTCGACGCCGACGAGCCGCGGGTTCTCGACGGTCTTGAGCACGCGCCCGCAGGCCCGGTCGACGAGGCAGAAGGTGCGGTCGCCGATCGGGCCCTGAGCGTCGAACTCGAGTTCCTCGTGGTCGAGGTGTCGGGTGCCCTTGACGAGGGCGAGCCCGAGCCTGGTGACGATCACTCCGCGAGGCTCGCCTCGAGGCTGATCGGCACTGCCTTGAGCGCCTGCGAGACAGGGCAATTCGCCTTGGCGTCCTCGGCTGCGGCCTTGAAGTCGTCCGCCGACATGCCGGGCACGGAGCCGACGACCTTCAGCACGATGCCGGTGATGCCGCTCCCGGGCACGAAGGTCACCTCAGCGGTGGTGTCGAGCGAGGTCGGCGGGGTGCCGGCTCCGGCAAGACCGTTGGAGAACGCCATGTTGAAGCAGGAGGAGTGGGCCGCCGCGATGAGTTCCTCGGGGCTGGTCTTGCCGTTGGCCTTCTCGGCGCGCGAGGGCCAGTTGACGTCGAACGTGCCGACGCCCGATGACTCGAGGGTGACCTGGCCACTGCCGTGGAGGAGGTCGCCTTCCCAGTGGTTCGTCGCGGTGCGGGTGGTGCCTGCCATGAGAGCTCCTGACCGTCGAAGTGCGGGCGGGTCGATGTGCTCGCCCGACAAGCACTCTTGCACGACTCGTCGGCTGGGGCATCCAGGCCCCAAACCCGACCCCCGAACCCGACTTCCGATCCCTGCAGACGCTTGCCGGCAGCACGTCGGGTTCCGCCGCGGCGCCGCGTTCTACGACGACGGCGCGCATTTCGCGGTCGACTGGACGAACGCGTCGGCTCTGCGTGCGGCGATCGCTCAGGGACCGGTCAAGATCGGGGTCGCGGCCGACGCGCTGACCGACGCGGCCGTGCGGCGCTTCCAACAGAGCAACGGGCTCACGGTCGACGGCATCGTCGGCCCGACGGGCCCACGTACCGACCATCGTCGCGGACGGTGTCTGTGGGGCGGTGACATGGCAGGCGCTGGTCAGCGGAGTGCTCGCCGGCTGAGGAACGCTCCGACAAGGTCGGTCACCGGCTGCGCGAACTCGTCGAAGAACCCGTGCCGTCCCTCGGGGTGAACGTGCAGTTCGCTTCCCCGAAGGCGCTCGTGCAGGGCGGCCGCGTTCGCCACCGGCGCCATCCGGTCGCCTTGGGCGTGCACGATCAGCGTCGACGCCTCGACGAGGTGAAGGCGGTCGGACGCGTCGTGCTCCCCGCTCATCCGCAGGTGCCGGTTGGCGTCGGACGGGGTCATCGTGCGGTCGCCGAGCAGGTGGCGCGGGGCGTGGTCGTACCCGCCTTGTGCCGCAACCCATTCCGGCGTGTTGAACAGGTCGACCATCGAGCGGTGCCGGCGGGCAGCGTCCGGGTCTGCGAGCGCCTTCCGCACCTCGTGGCTGCGTTCGCGGGCGAGCGCTCCGCCGGGTGACGTGCAGCAGAGCACGAGTCGCTCGACCAGGCGCGGGTGGTTGATCGCGAGTTCCTGCGCGACGCGTCCGCCCATCGACGTCCCGTAGACCAGCGCCCGGTCAACGCCCAAAGCGGCGAGCACCGCGGCGGCGTCGTCGGCGAACAAGCGAGTGGTCCACGGCGTCGGGTCGACGCCGACCGACGACTGCCGACGCGCGGTCTCGCCGGTGCCGCGGTAGTCGAACGTGATCGTGCGGAAGTCGCCGGTGAGCAACGGTCTGACCCGCCGCCACCACTGGTGCGAGTTGGCCTGACCTTGCAGCAGGAGCAACGCCGGACGCCCGCGCTCGCTCCCCCTCGACCTGGTGCGCGACCCGAGTGCCCGCGACCGGGCTGGTGCTTGCAATCTCACCCCGTGTTCGTACCCGAGTCATGTGGCGGACGCGTCTCCGACCCCGATCTTGTTGCTGCGGCCTCCATGAACGCAGTCCCACCGTTACGACGTGTCGAAGGACCGGACAACCCGTCCACGCGCCTCAGCCGTCGATGACCTCGCCGGCCGAGTGGACGGCGAGCAGGTCGACGTACACATCGGCGTTCAGCGCGATGGCCGCGCGCTCGTCGTCGGTCAGGCTGCGACGCACCTTGCCGGGCACTCCGGCCACCAACGAACCCTCGGGAATCTCGGCACCTTCGGGCACCACGGTGCCGGCGGCGATCAGCGAATTCGCCCCGACGACAGCGCCGTTCAACACGCGAGCGCCCATCCCGACGAGCACGTTGTCGCCGATCGTGCACCCGTGCACCGTCGCGTTGTGCCCGACTGAGACACCTTCGCCGAGCCGTAACGGGCTGCCCGGGTCGGCGTGCAGGCTGCAGTTGTCCTGCACGTTCGAACGCGCACCGATCTCGACGCTGTCGAGGTCGGCCCGAATCGCCGCGCCGTACCAAATGCCCACCTGCGGGCCGAGCGTCACTGCTGCGACGACGGTCGCGCCGGGCGCCACCCACGCGGTGTCGTCGATGGTCGGGGTCTTGTCCTGAATCTTGATCACGGTCACGCGATGCACGCTACGCGTCGCTGCGATCAGTCGCTCGGGTTCCTATCGCGTCGGCGCCGACGCTCCAGAGGTGGATTGCCGTTGTCATAGCAACGACGATCCACCTCTGGGCTGGCCAACCGTGCCCGCTCACGCTCAGGACGACGCGATCCACCCTGCGGTAACCCCGTGCACGCGGCTGCCGTCGAGGTCGGCGAGCGAGATTCCGGCGAAGCGCTCGGCCGCCTCGGAGGTCTGCCACCGGAAGCGGTAGTCGTCGGAAGTTGCCGCGTCGGCGATCGCCCGGCCCGCGTCGGCGGCTTGCTGCGCTGCGGCGAACGACACCTGCGTGCGGGCCAGGTAGGCGTCGAGCAGTGCCCCGCTGCAAACCGTTGTGTTGGAACGGGCTTCGACTGCCCCGACACTGGCGTCGGCGATCAACATCGGCGCCTTCAACCTCGGCAATGCGATCGCGGCCTGGCTCGGCGGCCTCGCCATCAGTTCCGGGTTCGGCTACGCGTCGGTCAACTGGGTAAGAGCGCTCATGACGCTCGCCGGCTTGGGTCTCGCCGCGCTCTCGGTGGCGCTGGCCCGCCACAAGGCCACCTCCCCCGCCGATGTCGATCTGTACGAGCCGGCACACGTCTGATCCCCTTGGAACCAGGTGTTCACCGCCCACGTCGCCACCGACGGCCGCCTCGTCACTGGCAAGAACCCGCAGTTGGCGCGATCGGTCGCGCGGCTGATCGACACCCGCTCCAGAGGTGGATTGCTGTTGCTATAGCAACGACGATCCGCCATTGAAAGGGACCACACCCGGGCAGTCGCGTTAGGACCGCCGGCGTGAGTTGATTTGCTGCGCCCTGGCCCCCGCACCCATTTCGTATTACGATTTATCGATGGAGACGATCAACGGACAGCCGGTCACCGACGAGCAGCTCCAAGCATGGGCTGACGAAGCCGAAGCGGGGTACGACGTCGAGGTGCTGCGCAAGCGCGGCCGCAAGCCTATGGGTGATGGCGCGGCGAGAGTGGTCCCGGTCCGGCTCGATGACAGCCTGCTCAGCGCCCTCGATGAACGCGCCGAGCACGATCACGTGAGCCGCTCCGAAATCATCCGAGCAGCCCTGCGCGCCTACGTGGCGTGAAGATCAATCAATCTGCACGCAAGCACGGAATCGCTGACGAAGACATCCTGCACGCGGCAACACACCGCGCTTACGAGAGCGAACCAGACGACGACGTCCCCGCGAAACAATTCGTTCTTGGCTTCGACAGTCACGGCCGAATCCTTGAACTCGCCATCGTGACTTTCGACAGCGGCAACCAACTCGTCATCCACGCAATGAAGGCCAGGCGTTCGGTTCTCGGCCTGCTCGACTAGCTGCCAGGAAGTGTCCCAGTGCCGAATCCGCTTCCCCTACTGCGGCACGCGAGGCGCGCACTCTCGTCGCCCAGCTCAACTTCCCGCCAGCGAAGCAAGCGCCTCGGCCGCGATCGCCTTGACCACGTCGCGCATCGGGTCGAGCACCCCGTTGACGCTGCTCGTGATCGTGGCGGTGATGTCCGCGTTCGGCCAGCGGAAGCCCCAACACTCGAAGCCCGGGTCGAACCCGCCGTGCCCGAACCGCAGGACGGCCCGCCCCGAGCCGAGCCGGTCGTGGATGACCCACGCGCCGTAGCCGTACGCGACGTCGTCCTCGACCTCGGCATGCGGCGCGAGCAGTTCGGCTCGAAGTCCGGGCGCGATCTGATCGCGGTCGTATGCCTCGAGGAAGACCGCCATGTCGGCCGCGGTCATGTACGCCCCACCGTCCGGACCGCCCACCGGAGGAATGCAGAATACGTTGCGCCGCAGCCCTGTTGAGTGCTCGCCCACTACACCGGACGCGGGTAGGTAGCCCTCGGCGAGGTGCGGCTCGAGGCCGTCGAGCGCCGGGTAACCCGACCCGTGCAGACCCAACGGACGCAGCACGCGCTCCTCGACCGCTGCTGTGAACGCGAGTCCGGTGAGCTCCTCGACGACCAGCCCAGCAAGGATGAATCCCGTGCTGCTGTAGGCGAATTCGCGGGGCGGTGCCGGGAACGGCGCGAGGTCGGCGAGCGCCTCGAGCAGCGGGAGGAAGTCACGCGTCGTCCGAAGGTCGTAGATCGGTCGGCCGCCCATCACGGGGGTGAACAGGTCGGCCTCGCCCTCGTGCTCGTCTTCGCGCAGGTAGTCGGGGATGCCCGAGGTGTGCGACAGCAGATGGGTGAGACGGACGTCGTCGCGCAACCACGGCAGGTCGACGTCGGCGGGCAGCACCTCCCGCACCGGTGTCTCGAACGTCAGTCGGCCCTCGGCAACCAGCGAAGCGATCGTGACCGCCGTGAACATCTTGCAGAACGACGCGACCCCGAATCTCGTCTCCTGGGTCACCGGCACGCCGTGGGTTCGGTTGGCCAGCCCGTACGACCCGACCACCCGGTCGGTCCCGCCGGCCCGGATCACGACCTGCCCGTGGAAGCCGTCGGTTGCAGCCGCCCCGTCCACCGTCTCCTGCGGCCGCGCCCAGATCTCCATACCCCTAGCGTGACGGCAGTCGCACCGCGCGGCAATGCGATTTTGCTCGGGCCGCGTGGCGAGCACCCGGTCGTCAGGTGAGGCGCGTCGGGCCGTCGTGCTCCACCGCGGTCACGATCCGCTCGACGAACAACGGCGCCATCGGCGGCAACCGGTCGATCGGGAACCAGCGCACCTCGAGCGACTCGTCGTCGGCGACGTACGGCTCGCCGTCCAGGTAGGTGCAGCGGAAGGCGTGGTCGAGGTACTGAGCGTGGTCGCCGTTCACGTGGGTGATCGGTGCGCTGACGTCGACCCAGACCAGCGCCTCCACGGAGCATCGAATACCCTTCTCCTCCAACGCTTCCCGCACCGCGGCCTCGGCCGGATGTTCGCCCGGGTCGACGATGCCCGTCACCGGCGTCCAGTTGCCGTTGTCCGAGCGCCGCACGAGCAGCACCTCGGCGTCCTTGAGGATCACCGCCGTCACACCGGGCAGCCACAACGGGTCGTGCCCGATCTTGGCACGCAACTGGACGACGAAGTCGGGGATCGGCATGGCCCCCACGGTAGGCAAGCCCGCTCGGGTCAGTCCGCAACGTCCGCCGCGCTGGTGACGCGATCGGGTGTGAGCCGCACGAGCAGTTCCCCCGGCACCCCGTTGCGGCCTACCTGGGACCTGGCCGGGCTCCTCACACGGTCCAAGCGGCCACCGCGCGGTGCCAGAACTAAGCCTGGCCGACCGCAGGGTTCGAATGGCCTCTGGTCCGCGAGACCTAGTCACTGGGAGACAGGTGCGCGAGGATTAGGTCGCACATTGGGCAAATCTCCCTCGAATCTGGATCCTGCCTTGGTACGAACCATTTTCCGCAGACAGAACGAAGCGCATCTCCGTCGACCATGCAGTCCACCAACCGCTCGCGATGTGCGTAATGCGCGACCGCGCCAGGGACAGACTGACCGGGCAGGTGCGCGGTCGCGTCGGTGTGCGATCCCTCTGCGGACGACTCAGTCGAACTGATCGTGGCCGAGTACGCCCGCCCCTTGCCCATGTAGGTCGTCTCCCATTGCTGTTCGGTCGGGTCGAGCGCACACAGCATCACGTGCTCAGCCCATTCCAGCTCATCCAATGCCGCGAAGTTGATAGGCACAACCTCCACGTACACGTCGTACTGGTCGCACCCCGCTGCTTCGGCCATCACCGAAACTCGAGCCAGTGGTTGCCCAAACGCGTCGTCCGCATTGAACTCTTGAACTTCTCTTGAGCGGAGAGAGGCGGACGCATGAGTCTGGATCCATACGACGAGCTGGGCCTCCCACTGATCAAAACGTGCGTCGTAGTGAGGGTCGAACGATGCCGCGTCGAGCATCGCCGCTAGGAGCAGGTGATCCTCGTCGCTGGGCAAGAAATGGTCAGCTCCACGAGCCTTTACCTCCGCCATGAAGCGCTTGTAGAAGTCGGAACTCTCGCCCATCCTTCGGTAGCCCGCCGCACAAAGCCATGCTTGGCCGTTCTGATCCACGTAGACAGCCCCGCGCCAGCGAGCGCCGCTCCGAACCTTCCACCACATGGGGTCAGTAAGGCCAGAGATCCCTTCACGCTGCCGCTCGACGGCCGGTACCGGGAAGTCCTCGGCAGCCTTGCGCACGATTGGATGTTGCAAATCCTCCAGCGGACGCCCCAGCGTCTCAACCCGACTCACAGCCCGCTGATCTTCAACTGAGTCCCAGTCCGTATCCAGGTCTTCGCGAAGGCAGCGCAGCGTGGGTCGCGCGGGTGTCGTCATGGCACCAGTATTCAATGAGGTACTGACAACACCATGTCAAGACACGGCTCAGGCCTGTGCCCGGCCCCTCATGGTCACGCTACGGCGCGCGGCCGCACGAGTCCGGCCAGCGTGAGCGAAGCGCTCTGCGACCTGCTTACGCAATCGATCCTGACGATCACGGAAGACCTTCAAGTCCCCCAGCGACACGCGCCTGTCACGCCCGACGTTCACGAACGGAAGCTCGCCAGCGTCCATCAGCTTGTAGAGGTGGGTCCGACTCACGCCAACAAGCTTGGCTGCGGCGGCCGGTGAAACCAGGTCGGCTTCCGACGCAATGACCAGGTCACGTCCGGACTGAACCGTTTCGGCGACACTCTCGATGGCACCTCGAAGCTCACTGCCGGCCGGTAGCCGATCGATCATGCTGTCCAGTGCGGCCATGTCAGCGGAGGTGACAGACGATGCCGAGATCGTGCGCACGTTGGTTCCCATCAATAGTCACAGATGACACACGTGTCATAGATGCAAGAATGATCTTGCCGTATAGAGCCGCTCGCTGTCGACTTGGCAACGAAACTGTTACGTCTCACACATCGATGAGCGATGCCCGGTCCGCATGGTCTGAGACGGCCTTCATCTGGACGACGCCGAAGAGGCCGGATCCGCACAGACGCTTGGCCAGCAAGCCGACCCCAACCCGCTGCCGCAGGACGTGGACGCTACACGTAGTCTCCGGCGACGCCGTAACCACTGTTGAAGACCGCCGACCGTACCGAGGCACGCGGTGGGCGGCCCAATACTGTTGGAGAGTGACACCTGCGGAACTACTCGCAATCGTGCGCGGCTTGCGCCCGCATCAGCCCTTGACCGAGGCCTACGAAGCGACCAGCCCACTCGGTTCCACCCAGCGCTCGTCCGGAAGCTGGACCAATCAACAGGAACACCTCATCGGCTGGCTGTCCGGACGGACCCGGTGCTTACGGGAGAGCCGGCATCAGTACGGATGCTGCCGACGTCTACAACCGGTTCCAATGCGCACCCGGGTTGCTCTGGTTGGCAGAGGCCTTAGGTGAGGACCGACAGGTCATCATCGACGCAATCACCGACGTCAAGAACTCCCCAGGACGCGGCGCAAGCCAGTGCGCCGCGGTCCGCCGCCGCATCCCATGGCAGCGAATCGCGCACCTCGCAGCCCACGCAACCCGGTCAGCAACGCACACCTAGCCGACAGGTGCTGGACCCGCGCGCAACACCTGCTGGGCAACAACCCGACCCTCAGGCTCCGTTCGCCCCGTCGATCGCTGTCTCATAGAACGCGTCCGCCAACGCCAGGACAACCCCGGCGATGCCGGGCCCGTCGCTGAAGAAGTAGTCGGCCATCTTGTTGTGGGCGCCCTGGTTGTCGGCGACGGCTTCGATGACGGCCGCGTGGAAGTCCTGGGATTCGATGAACTGCTTCTTGGAGTTCACCTGGGTCTGCTGCACGAGGTCGGGGTCATCGAGCAGGCGGTTGACCAGGCCCTGGAGGAACTCCTCGATCTGCGACTGGGCGAACGACTCGGCCCCGAAGAGGTCGTTCATCCGGTCGATGACGACCTGGAGCGCGACGTACTTCGGTTCCTTCTTCGCTCCGGAGCCGGCCGCGCTAATGCCCTTCAGTTCGCCGTCGCCGGTCAGTGAGATGTCCACCTTCAGGCCCTTGGTGTGCTTGACCCCGACGAGCACGACGTCGGACAGGTCGACCTCGGCCGACCACGACTCGTCCTTGATGACGCGTTCGAGCAGGCGCAGGTAGATGGACAGCATCTCCATGTACGGGTCGCCGTAGTCGACGATCTGGCTCATGAAGTCGTACAACCGGACGTAGGTGGAGACGTCCTTGCGGAACAGGTCGAGCTCGTTGAGCAGCACCTTGTCGTCGGTTTCGAGTGCCTTCTCGTACCGCTTCGCGAACACGGTTTTCGCCGGCGCGATCGCAGCGGACAAGGCGTTGTTGCCTTTGCGGAGCACCCACAGTTCTGCCGTCTTGCGGACCTCGTCCTCGCTGTAGATCCCGGCGTGCGTCAGCTTGTTCGCGAGGTGCACCACGACGTACGGGTCGGTCTCGGTCTCCAGGGTCGCGTTCGTGAAGTACGGCTCGAACGACTCCCGGATGTCATCGGGCTTGTTGACGACGTCGATGACGAACGTCTTGCGTTTCTGCTCACCGCCCGCCGTCCGGTGGGTGCGGTTCAGGCGTGACAGGGTCTGGACGGCGGTCACGCCGGCCAGACGTTTGTCGACGTACATCGCCGACAACAACGGCTGATCGAACCCGGTCTGGAACTTGTTCGCGACCGTCATGATCTTGTAGGTGTCGCCCTTGAACGCCGCGGCCAGATCGGTGCCGGCGCCGGGGTTCATGTTGGCCTCGGTGAACTCGTCGTCCTTGGTCGGGGCCGGCCCCCACTCGACTGTCCACACCTCGTTCTCGTCCATCGTCACCCCACCGGAGAACGCCACCAACGTCCGGTAGTTGTACGAGGGGTCCTGCGCGGCGCGTTTGGCGATGAAGGCGTCGATCGCCTTCTTGTACTTCACCGCCGACTTGCGCGAGTCGGTCACGACCATCGCCTTCGCTTTGCCCTCGAGCAGGTGCGCCACGTTGGAGTGGAAGTGCTCGACGATGATTTGCACCTTCTGGCTGATGTTCGTCGGATGCAGCTGCACCCACCGCATCAGCCCCTTGCGTGCCGCGCCTTCCTCGACCTCGCTGTCACCGGACGTCGCGTTGCCGGCGATCTGCAGGGCGGTGTCGTACGACTGGTACCCCTTGAGCACGTCAAGGATGTACCCCTCCTCGATGGCCTGCTTCATCGAGTACAGGTGGAACTCGTGCGGTTTCCCGTCGGCGCCCTTGCGCCCGAACAACTCGAGCGTCTTGTTCTTCGGGGTGGCGGTGAACGCCAGGTAGGAGATGTTCGGTGACTCCGCCCGTTCGCCCATCTCCGCGGCGAGCACCGACTCGACGTCGACCTGCCCGCCCTCCTCGATGTCCTTGACCTCCTCCGCGGTCAGCACCGCCTTCAGCTTCGAGGAGACCTGGCCGGACTGGGAGGAGTGCGCCTCGTCAGCGATGACCGCGAACTTCTTGCCCTTCAACGCCGAGTCGGCACGG
This genomic stretch from Calidifontibacter indicus harbors:
- a CDS encoding MOSC domain-containing protein produces the protein MIVTRLGLALVKGTRHLDHEELEFDAQGPIGDRTFCLVDRACGRVLKTVENPRLVGVEVRATGVGLVVTTPDGRSLEAATRDSSDGAQAGDYWGRGARIHLQDSELSAFFSEYLSRDVVFARAGRGNVVYYDPVSLVTTGSLARLARASGDAGRDLDVRFRATMTLELDSDPAPGARLSVGALEIEVTRPISRCAVIDLDPATGERTNTLLLQRIPAVRGEIPFGMCARVFRPGIVRRGDAVRVL
- a CDS encoding OsmC family protein, translating into MAGTTRTATNHWEGDLLHGSGQVTLESSGVGTFDVNWPSRAEKANGKTSPEELIAAAHSSCFNMAFSNGLAGAGTPPTSLDTTAEVTFVPGSGITGIVLKVVGSVPGMSADDFKAAAEDAKANCPVSQALKAVPISLEASLAE
- a CDS encoding peptidoglycan-binding domain-containing protein translates to MCSPDKHSCTTRRLGHPGPKPDPRTRLPIPADACRQHVGFRRGAAFYDDGAHFAVDWTNASALRAAIAQGPVKIGVAADALTDAAVRRFQQSNGLTVDGIVGPTGPRTDHRRGRCLWGGDMAGAGQRSARRLRNAPTRSVTGCANSSKNPCRPSG
- a CDS encoding alpha/beta fold hydrolase, whose amino-acid sequence is MLLLQGQANSHQWWRRVRPLLTGDFRTITFDYRGTGETARRQSSVGVDPTPWTTRLFADDAAAVLAALGVDRALVYGTSMGGRVAQELAINHPRLVERLVLCCTSPGGALARERSHEVRKALADPDAARRHRSMVDLFNTPEWVAAQGGYDHAPRHLLGDRTMTPSDANRHLRMSGEHDASDRLHLVEASTLIVHAQGDRMAPVANAAALHERLRGSELHVHPEGRHGFFDEFAQPVTDLVGAFLSRRALR
- a CDS encoding gamma carbonic anhydrase family protein; amino-acid sequence: MTVIKIQDKTPTIDDTAWVAPGATVVAAVTLGPQVGIWYGAAIRADLDSVEIGARSNVQDNCSLHADPGSPLRLGEGVSVGHNATVHGCTIGDNVLVGMGARVLNGAVVGANSLIAAGTVVPEGAEIPEGSLVAGVPGKVRRSLTDDERAAIALNADVYVDLLAVHSAGEVIDG
- a CDS encoding MFS transporter: MERASTAPTLASAINIGAFNLGNAIAAWLGGLAISSGFGYASVNWVRALMTLAGLGLAALSVALARHKATSPADVDLYEPAHV
- a CDS encoding ribbon-helix-helix domain-containing protein codes for the protein METINGQPVTDEQLQAWADEAEAGYDVEVLRKRGRKPMGDGAARVVPVRLDDSLLSALDERAEHDHVSRSEIIRAALRAYVA
- a CDS encoding toxin; amino-acid sequence: MKINQSARKHGIADEDILHAATHRAYESEPDDDVPAKQFVLGFDSHGRILELAIVTFDSGNQLVIHAMKARRSVLGLLD
- a CDS encoding serine hydrolase domain-containing protein, giving the protein MEIWARPQETVDGAAATDGFHGQVVIRAGGTDRVVGSYGLANRTHGVPVTQETRFGVASFCKMFTAVTIASLVAEGRLTFETPVREVLPADVDLPWLRDDVRLTHLLSHTSGIPDYLREDEHEGEADLFTPVMGGRPIYDLRTTRDFLPLLEALADLAPFPAPPREFAYSSTGFILAGLVVEELTGLAFTAAVEERVLRPLGLHGSGYPALDGLEPHLAEGYLPASGVVGEHSTGLRRNVFCIPPVGGPDGGAYMTAADMAVFLEAYDRDQIAPGLRAELLAPHAEVEDDVAYGYGAWVIHDRLGSGRAVLRFGHGGFDPGFECWGFRWPNADITATITSSVNGVLDPMRDVVKAIAAEALASLAGS
- a CDS encoding NUDIX hydrolase, translating into MPIPDFVVQLRAKIGHDPLWLPGVTAVILKDAEVLLVRRSDNGNWTPVTGIVDPGEHPAEAAVREALEEKGIRCSVEALVWVDVSAPITHVNGDHAQYLDHAFRCTYLDGEPYVADDESLEVRWFPIDRLPPMAPLFVERIVTAVEHDGPTRLT
- a CDS encoding DUF3039 domain-containing protein; amino-acid sequence: MTTPARPTLRCLREDLDTDWDSVEDQRAVSRVETLGRPLEDLQHPIVRKAAEDFPVPAVERQREGISGLTDPMWWKVRSGARWRGAVYVDQNGQAWLCAAGYRRMGESSDFYKRFMAEVKARGADHFLPSDEDHLLLAAMLDAASFDPHYDARFDQWEAQLVVWIQTHASASLRSREVQEFNADDAFGQPLARVSVMAEAAGCDQYDVYVEVVPINFAALDELEWAEHVMLCALDPTEQQWETTYMGKGRAYSATISSTESSAEGSHTDATAHLPGQSVPGAVAHYAHRERLVDCMVDGDALRSVCGKWFVPRQDPDSREICPMCDLILAHLSPSD
- a CDS encoding helix-turn-helix domain-containing protein encodes the protein MRTISASSVTSADMAALDSMIDRLPAGSELRGAIESVAETVQSGRDLVIASEADLVSPAAAAKLVGVSRTHLYKLMDAGELPFVNVGRDRRVSLGDLKVFRDRQDRLRKQVAERFAHAGRTRAAARRSVTMRGRAQA
- a CDS encoding type I restriction endonuclease subunit R, which codes for MSQGSMNLEGRPLLKFGDAPTRARRLANEVVFEAEICAHLEANGWLYAKNDAGYDRERALFPADLFTWLEETQPVAYAKALKAAGSQAKFLDVLVAALDKPLEHGGGMLNILRSGVQYIGGGRLKMAQFRPETSLNATTVEQYAAMRVRVMRQVHFSTADQRSIDLVFFVNGLPVATVELKTDFTQSLDEAVNQYKKSRNPMTNGRMEPLLSFGHRALVHFAVSNDLAAMTTKLEGDKTHFLPFNVGYEEGAGNPPAADGKSATAYLWERVWEKHAWLNIIGRLMIVETKEEWDVATGTSIRRTSMLFPRFHQWEAVTNVTAAIEEEGVGQRYLIEHSAGSGKTNTIAWTAHRLARLHVDDQKVFDSVIVVVDRTVLDGQLQDAIRQIDGSGKIVATISPEDVRKAGAKSKSSLLAKALKNGELIIAVTVQTFPFALGEIRADSALKGKKFAVIADEAHSSQSGQVSSKLKAVLTAEEVKDIEEGGQVDVESVLAAEMGERAESPNISYLAFTATPKNKTLELFGRKGADGKPHEFHLYSMKQAIEEGYILDVLKGYQSYDTALQIAGNATSGDSEVEEGAARKGLMRWVQLHPTNISQKVQIIVEHFHSNVAHLLEGKAKAMVVTDSRKSAVKYKKAIDAFIAKRAAQDPSYNYRTLVAFSGGVTMDENEVWTVEWGPAPTKDDEFTEANMNPGAGTDLAAAFKGDTYKIMTVANKFQTGFDQPLLSAMYVDKRLAGVTAVQTLSRLNRTHRTAGGEQKRKTFVIDVVNKPDDIRESFEPYFTNATLETETDPYVVVHLANKLTHAGIYSEDEVRKTAELWVLRKGNNALSAAIAPAKTVFAKRYEKALETDDKVLLNELDLFRKDVSTYVRLYDFMSQIVDYGDPYMEMLSIYLRLLERVIKDESWSAEVDLSDVVLVGVKHTKGLKVDISLTGDGELKGISAAGSGAKKEPKYVALQVVIDRMNDLFGAESFAQSQIEEFLQGLVNRLLDDPDLVQQTQVNSKKQFIESQDFHAAVIEAVADNQGAHNKMADYFFSDGPGIAGVVLALADAFYETAIDGANGA